CTTTGAACCGACTCTTACCATTCCGTAACCCCATTCAGCACATAACGAAAATCACAagtaattttcattttttttttttttttttttatatttaattttttttttttttttttcttattattattttccagaAAAGCCCTTTTGGTTTGGTTTCGACACGCcatcttgcctttttttttttttttttggagagaaTCCAAAAAGGGACGGGTCAAAGTGGTCGACATCCGGtcgcgcggttttttttttcttttttcttctttgcttaaaggatagaaaaaaaaagagagatgagAACCGTGGGGATTGGGAAGGGGCCGTAAAGAAGGAGGGGTTGTGAACATGCGGGGGCAGCAATGGAGCCAGACTGGCAGCTAAAAAGCCCCACCGGAAGTGGCTCGTCTCCTTTCTCCCAAAACTTTGTACGAGAACCATATGTCATGGCcatggtgtgtgtgtgtgtagccaACGGGCTTCTcccaacaacgaaaaaaacttCATTCATTTTATCTATTGGGATgtatctattttttctttgaaagagaaattgttGTCAATTGACCATTTTCAATCACATGACATTTATCAATTCTATTTCGTTCCATCATctatttcctcttttgttATAAAGGGTTGAGGTAGTACtcgcagttttctttttccttaaaaaaaaaaaataataaaaaatttaaactgttTCCTCTCCCAGGACCTTTCCCCTCCTCCCCAAGTTTTTGTGAGAGGGGGAGGGGAAGGAAACGAGGTATTTTAACAGCCGCCGGAAGTGGTTGAATTAAGTTCAATTGAGCTCCGACAtatggtgtgtgtgtgtgtccttttCCCCGCAACCTTTGAGTACGGTGGTTTGAGATTCACAATCAGTGTCAATTCACGATATATTTTGCACAAGTGTAACctttttcaatatatacaGTAAATACATGGGTAATtacaaaacaagaacaaaaaaaaaacaaacaaacactgtcagcaaattttttttccttatttctgagagcgaatagaaagaaaacaagagagaacAACGATGCCATCTTTCCATATAGAAAAttaaacgaagagaaaagcaggttttttttttcaattaatttttttttttggagaaaaatCAGAGACGGAGGTCAGTTccaaggaagaagaaaaaaagaagaggtaatttgatgaaataaataattgtgGCCGCCGAAGAAACCGAAAAGCTGAACCAAAGTCAAGAAAATTCTCTCcatccgtttttctttttgttgtgtgaAACCATCATCGATGCAATTTATAACGAATCATATAAATACTCATCGAGATGGATCAACaagagaggaagaagagagaCCCAAAATAATATGGTGACATTGCTTGATAATTCAGACTAGACAGAGGActtttgggggggagggggagggatgGGATAAGACACGCCcgtagaaaaacaacaaaactacCTGTTGTGTGTTGggatttgtttaaattcttgTGTGCCAGGacatgccaaaaaaaaaaaaaacgtgtgtgtGGAAATGTGACggaaaaattttgtttcgtgtgtttatggtttttctttctcgaagTCCATTTGTACTCTCTaacattcaaaaacatttgttttcttcttcctgtcCAATACATATTTGCATAATATGTACCACACATTGGTTTTTTTAGGTGAAAAGcctcgagaaaaaaataaaatgggatTGCTTTCGGAAATTTCTTGGCCGTGTAAGTCCTCTTTGGTTTTGCGTCAAAGTCaaatgatttgtttgtttttttttcagagagGCTCTTctaatatgttttttttttttagaaaataaattgGGAATTAAGCAACCTCACAGGGACGCGTGTGTGGAGGATGCAAAATAACGaattgagagagagagagagagagagagagaaatagagAGAAATGAACGACATAAACGACATGAAAGAGTTTTCGTCACAGATTCATAATCGATACAAGTCTCTTGTTTCgcgtgttgttttttaaatatctaaaAGACGTTTGCCCAAAGAATTGGCGGGTAGAGGCTGGACGACGACGGCAGTTTTCGAAGAGGCGGCCTGCGACGATGCCGACGACGATGACGTAGGTCTTCTCCTTTGTTGATGCTGATCGCATCGGCATCCGTGCCGGGTACACCTCTGGTAGCACATTTCCACCACTTTGACACCTCCTTGAAGAGGCCAGTAACAAAGCAAACAAGGCAGGACCAGAGTTAAAGACGCCAAACAACCCCATCGGGCCATCCGATGATGGCTGGGGACGCACGAACACGGAGCATCGGCACACGATCCATTGTTTGCAGTCGCGTTCGACGGCGATTGCGGATGGTATCGATTACGTCGACGGAGGTCGTCGTCGTCAGCGCCATCGTCCGACGACGATCCGCAGTGGTAAAAGAGACCTTTGACACAGCAGAGACAGGAGGCGTAGTCGACGCACGATTCGGCCGAACAGAGGCACTTGTCGCCGCACAACCACTTGGACGGCAGAGGGCGAGGAGTCCGGCAGGATAAACAACGACATCGATCACAATCGGGACAAATGACGGAATCACCACCACCGCTGCTCTGACTGCCAGGTGAAGAGAAGACCATCCGCGACGTCGAGGACGAGGTCGGCGACGACGTAGACGGACAATGGAGGGCTCCGCCATCGCGCACACGACACGCCGCATTGGCAGCAGACGAATCTTTGGTGAAGGTCGGTTGTTTGGTGATGGGCAACGAACGGCGCGTGCTCTGCAGACGTTTCAACGATGGAGACGTCAGCGGCGTGTTGGCCGTGTGGTTGAATGGCAGCGACTTTGTCGAACACGTTTTGGACGAGGATTGACTACCCAACGGGCTGACCAATGCCAAATGATCGTGAGGCGATCCGCTTATGTGGATGTGGGTTTCGGCGTGGAGCGGAGTCGAACGCAGACCACCTTTCAGTGGCGTGTCGATGTACTCGTTTCGAACGCGTTCACCGTCCGGCCGAGGTTGAGATAAGGTTATCACTTCCGCTTCATTCGATGACGTTGACGACGACGTCGAAGACGACGATGCCAACAATAACGATCGATTGTTACTAATCGTggagttgttgttgctgccaTTTGTCGTGTAGGTGGTTATCGGTTGCCGGAGGGGTAATGTCGGTGCGGCGACTCTTGGAACGACGAGCGGCGACGTGACTCGCCTCGTCGATTGAATTCGAACAGCGACGCCCGGCAGAGCGGCAGTGGCTGGCCGTGCGGGAGCCAATGCGGGTATCCTTGACGGCCTGTCTGGTACGAGTTCCATTTGTGATGATCGGTGTGGCCGATCCAATTCTTCCGGACTGATAATGACCAGATTCCGGTGTGTCGATGGACTGCTCGTTTGGCTGCTTTGATTGACGATGGCATGGTTTGCCATGAGGCCAGTCGCTTCAACGCAGCCAGTCCACCGCCAGTTTCCTTCCGTGCGTCGTGCACTGCCCAACGGACGCCACCTCGCGGACGACCCGGCGGCTCTCGCGGCACCcgttttcctcttctttcttttttatgtttcctcCAAAAAGTCGTTCGgatgcgcgcgcgcgcgcgcgcccacggatttttttttttcccgtttacgccagcacacacacacacacacacagaccagACAAACACA
The window above is part of the Daphnia carinata strain CSIRO-1 chromosome 7, CSIRO_AGI_Dcar_HiC_V3, whole genome shotgun sequence genome. Proteins encoded here:
- the LOC130687122 gene encoding protein sprouty homolog 3-like, which encodes MANHAIVNQSSQTSSPSTHRNLVIISPEELDRPHRSSQMELVPDRPSRIPALAPARPATAALPGVAVRIQSTRRVTSPLVVPRVAAPTLPLRQPITTYTTNGSNNNSTISNNRSLLLASSSSTSSSTSSNEAEVITLSQPRPDGERVRNEYIDTPLKGGLRSTPLHAETHIHISGSPHDHLALVSPLGSQSSSKTCSTKSLPFNHTANTPLTSPSLKRLQSTRRSLPITKQPTFTKDSSAANAACRVRDGGALHCPSTSSPTSSSTSRMVFSSPGSQSSGGGDSVICPDCDRCRCLSCRTPRPLPSKWLCGDKCLCSAESCVDYASCLCCVKGLFYHCGSSSDDGADDDDLRRRNRYHPQSPSNATANNGSCADAPCSCVPSHHRMARWGCLASLTLVLPCLLCYWPLQGGVKVVEMCYQRCTRHGCRCDQHQQRRRPTSSSSASSQAASSKTAVVVQPLPANSLGKRLLDI